CCTAACCCGAACCTTCAGTGGCGGGTCGGATCGTTCGAGTTCGTCGACGACCGTTACGGTATCGTCCACGGCGAACGTCCCGTCCAGTCGTTCGTCAAGCGGGACATCGGTTTCCTCGTCGTCAACGTGGACTTCCGCGACGAGTTCGGACGCGGGAAGCGACGGGCCGCCGTTATGGACGAGCGTTACCGTTCCGTTCTCGACCGTGAGATCGAACGTGACCGACGGTCGTGCGACGCCGCTGCCAACGTGGTGGCCGTCCTCGCCCCAGACGACTTCGATGGTCGTTCCGACGGCCACTCCCTCGAGTTCGACCGTGTCACCGTCGGAGACCGTCTCATCCGCATCGCGCCACTGCGCGGCCGCCGGATCACCGTCGCGCAGGACCGTATACTCCGCGGCCGGTCTGGTCCGGTCGTCCGCGAGGGTGAGTTCGATGGTCGCCGTCTTCGTTTCGTACTCGTAGTCGACCGCGACGTCTCCCGGCGGTCGGATCCGTTCGTTGGCGAGCGATCCCTGAAGCGTGTCGCTGTCCCAGCCCACGATAACGAACGTCCCGGGGTCGACGTGCTCTACGGTCGCCTCGTCTCCGGCCGAGAGTTCGGAGCCGGTCCACGGCGTGGTCGTCCGGAGCGGTTCCGCGTCCGGGTCGGCCACGCGGTCACTGTCGCGAAGCGCGAGCGTGACGTGATCGCCGTCGAGCGGGAACTCATCCTCGTAGCGGACCGACACCGCCTTGGCGTCCGGATCGTAGTCGAACGTGAACTCGAAGTGGCTGTACAGTTTCGTCTCGGCAGTGCCGCCGTGTTCGGTCTCGTGACGGAGGGTGATCGGCATGTTCGGTTCGGCGTCCTCGGTCGCCACCTGTATCGTATCGCCGCCTTCGATCTCCGCCTGCCCATCGGCCCAGATCGCCTCGTCGTAGGGTTCACCGTCGAGTTCGAGCGTGAGTTCATCGACCGGCGTCGGATCGCCCTCCAGGACGTCGATCTCGACGTACTTCGCGTCGCTATCCAATTCGCCGGGGCTGAGCCCGCTCGGACTCTCGTGTGCCCCAGCGCGTCGCTCGGCTTCGAGGTCGCGAGGGACCGTGGCCGTCAGGAGGGAGCCGTTGACCTCGGTGGAGCCGTCGACGTCCCGATTCCCCATGACGGTCTCCTCGAACTGATCGACCAGCGCGTCCGTGACGAGCGACTCGTCGACGAGCGAGAGACCGTGATGGATCTCGAGCGTGTCCGGCCCGGCTACTGTCGCCGCCAGGATCATGTACTCGCCGTCTTCGGACTCGAGCTCGTCGTAGGTCCGCGACCACTCGTCGGCCGTTATCACGGACCGTACGTCGGCGTCCGGAAAGGCTGCGAGCGCGTCATCGAAGCGGGGAGCTGCTTCCCGAACCGCGTCCCCGTCGCCGTCGTGTGCCTCGAGCGCGGCATCGATCGTCGATTCCGAGTCAGCGAGGAAGACGATGTTGTCGGTGATCGCGACCACGGCCTCGGCCGCGAGCGGCGCGAACTCGTAGTCGGTCCCGGTATCGTGTTCGCGCGTGGCGAGTGCGCTCTCGAGGGCAACGTCGAGGTCTCGTTCCGGGTCGAAGTCACCGCCTTCGGGTTCGAAAACCGAAAGAAACGGTGACTCGGGTTCGTAGCCCATGACGGTGACGTGTTTCGAAACAACCACGGCGTCGTCGGCGAACAGGTCCGCGATCCTCGTTTTATGGGTGATGTCGAATCCGCCCACGAGGTCCCGGATGCCGGCGTCCCGGAAACGCGACTCGTTTACTGCCGCGAGCGATGTGCGCTCTCCGACGGTGTCGCCGGGCACGGCAGCGAGCAGGTCGGCGAACGAGCCATCGAAGTCGGGACTGTTCATATCGACGGACGATTCGTCGGTATCGTCTCCAAACGAGAGACAGCCGGCGGTTGTGACGACGAACGCCGAACCAATGCCGTTGAGGAGGGTTCTGCGGGGACGATCTCGCATGTGAATAGGTTTTAACAGGGTGGCACAAGTACGTTATTATAACTCCTTGTATTAGTAACTAGTATTTGCTCCTTCGCCCCGTTCGCTGTCGATCGGTTTCCACATGATTCCGGACGGAACTCGCGGTGTGGGGACGCTCCAGTGTCCTCTCAGTCTCGCTTCGCGAGCGGTCAGGTCGCTCACGGACTCCAATCGGACGTCAGCCACTCGTACCCATTTCGGGGGTAACGAGCTGCTACTTAATTCACGTGTGCACGAACAACATAGTTGATGAGTGACTCGATACCGTTGTTCGAAATCCCATGGGACCAGCGGGACGTGGCCAACGCCGTCGACTCGATCACACGGGGCAGTTACTGGGCGAACGGTCCCTACGTCGAGGCGTTCGAAGACGGCCTCGAGGAGTACTTAGGCGTCAACCACGCGGTGACGGTCAACTCGGGAACGACGGCGGTGGTTGCAGCGCTGACGGCCTACGGCGTCGGCGAGGGGGACGAGGTGATCGTCCCGTCCTTTACGTTCATCGCGACAGCCAACGCCGTTCGGCTCGTCGGCGCGACGCCGGTGTTCGCCGATATTCAGCGCGAGGCATACGGGCTCGATCCGGCGGCCGTCGCCGATGCCATCTCCACGGAGACGGCGGCAATCCTCCCGGTCCATCCCTACGGTGCGCCCTGCGAAATCGATGCACTCGCGGACCTTGCCACTGACGCGGGGATTCCGCTGATCGAGGACGCGGCCGAAGCGTTCGGAGCCGAGTATCGAGGCCAAACGGTGGGAACGATCGGCGACGCCGCCGCGTTGAGTTTCTGTCAGAACAAGATTCTCCCGACGGGCGAGGGCGGTGCCGTCGTGACGGACGACGACGATATCGCCCGGCGGGTCGAACGGTACCGATCGCACGGGCGCGCGTCCAACGAGTACTTCAATTCGGCAGATAGCGGTGAGTACGTTGGTCTCGGGACGAACATCCGAATGTCCGATCTCGTCGCCAGTATCGGCTGTTCCCAACTCGAGAAGGTCGATGACCTCATCGCGGGTCGGCGATACGCGGCCGAGCAGCTGTCGACTGCGCTGGCCGATGTTCGCGGCGTCGAACCGCATACGGCTGCTGGCCGCGGCCGCCACGTATATCAACTGTACACCGTCACCCTCGAACCGGACGTCGACCGAGCGGCCGTTATCGATGCGCTGGCCGAGCGAGATATCGCGTCGAAGATCTATTGGGAGCCCGGCGTCCATCGCACGCGAGCGTACCGCGACCGGGATGGTCCCCAGCCGGACCCGCTTCCCGTCACTGAAGACGTGACCGGTCGCGTGCTTTCGTTGCCGATGCATCCCGAACTGCGGCCCCACGAGATCGAGCGCATTGCAGCCGGCGTCAGAGCCGGGATCGAACGCGGTCGATCGACCGTCTCGCGGATCGGGCCTCGAGGGATGCCATCCAACTGAGCGACGGGACGTACGCATGGCCGTCGGTCCGGTCGCTCCGTATCGACTGTCACTTCTTTTCAGATTAACCGAACTGCCCGCTTCAGACCCTCTCTCGCCGTCCAAATCGACTCATAACAAAGGGGGACCGTCCGGTTGCAGTGACCACGCCGCGTCGGCGTCAGTACGGGGCCGACCCCTGCGGCAGTCGAAGTCGATACGTACCCATGAGATGGCCAGTCACAGCAGACGACGGGACGTCGATTCGCGAGGCAATGGCCCGGATCGATCGCGCCGGCTCCGGCGGGATCGTCCGCATCGACGGCAAGAATCGGGTTGTCGGTACCGCGACGGCCGAACGGCTGCGACGACAACTGCGGGCGGGCATCGCAGTTGACGCGCCGCTGTCGGCCGTCATCGACGAGGAACCGTCCACCCGCGAGGTGGACGAGACGGACCGATCGAGCGACGCTCTCGAGACCGAGACGGATCGAATCGATCCCGTGGTCACACCGGTCGTCGATGTGGACGGGATTCCTGCCGATGGATCGACGGTAGCCGACGGGGTTGAACGGATCTGCGAGACGGACCGCGAGTCGACTGCCGTCGAGACAGTCCTCGTCGTTGGCGGCGCGGGGTATCTGGGATCAGTCCTCTGTCGACGACTCCTCGAGGACGGATTTACCGTCCGCGTGCTCGATCCGGTGTTGTACGGCGAGGGCGGAGTTGCAGCCCTGCTCGATCGGGATCGGTTTTCGCTCGTCCGCGGTGACGCTCGGTCTGTGGCGACCGTCGTCGACGCGATCGAAGGCGTCGATGCCGTCGTTCATCTCGGCGGCATTGTCGGCGATCCGGCCTCCGAACTCGATCCGCGGAAGACCCTCGAGTACAACTATCACTCGACACAGCTGCTGGCGTCGATCTGCAAGTATTACCAGCTTAATCGGTTCCTGTTCGCCTCGACCTGCAGCGTCTACGGACGGGCGGCGACCGAGAGCGGGCGCTGTGACGAGACGTCGCCACTCAACCCGGTCTCGCTGTACGCCCGGATGAAGATTCAGTCCGAACAAGCGCTTCGCGATCTCGCGGATGGAAACTTCTCGCCGACGATCCTCCGGATGGCGACGATTTACGGCCGGTCGCCCCGAATGCGATTCGATCTCGTCGGTAACGTTCTGCCCGCGAAGGCGTACAACGAGGGCGTCATTCCGGTGTTCGGGGGCGACCAGTACCGGCCGAACGTCCACGTCGCCGACGTCGCACGTGCGTACGTCGAATGTTTGACTGCCCCCATCGATGACGTGGGTGACACCGTCCTCAACGTCGGTTCCGACCGGCAAAACTACCGGATCGACGAACTCGCGACGATCGTCTCCGACTGCGTCCCCGAGTCCGCCATCGAGTACCACGACGACCGGACGGACGACCGAAGTTATCGGGTGTCTTTCGACAGAATCGGCGACGTGCTCGGATTCGAGCCCGAACTGACCGTTCGCGACCACTGTCGGGAGCTCACGGCCGCGTTCGAGGCCGGCGAGTTCGACGACTACACCGCCGATCGGTACAACAACCGCGCGACCCTCGAGGGGCTCAACGAGTTCGAGGACGCGGCAGCGGTGCCCGACCACCACGAGCCCCCGCCGCGCGAGACGCCTCCCTCGAAGCGCACGTGATCGGGCGACCGGTATCGAACCGACGCTGCCACGGCTTTAGAACGGGAACAACGTGTCGGCCTCGAGATCGCGCTCGATGAGTTCGATTTCGTGGCCGTCCTGGTCTTTAGTGAAGGCGTACATATTGTCGCAGCTCTCGGGATCACGGTAGTCGGCGGCTTCTCGTTCCATGAGCTGGTCCCAGTCATCCTCGAGGTCGTCGATGCGGATACAGAGGTGGCCCCAAGCGTCGCCCATCTCGTACGTGCGGCCGTCGTAGTTGTAGGTGAGTTCGACGGACATCGCTTCGTCGGCGGCGTCTGCGGGTTCGACGAAGTAGTTCGCGAAGGAGTCGGCCTCCCAGCGGCCGACCTCGTCGTACTCGAATTTACGGGTCCAGAAGCCCAGCGCCTCGTCGGCGTCCTCGACACGGATCATCGTGTGGTCGAGCGACCAGAGCGCACCGGTCTCGCGCTGGACGATCTCGATCTCGTGGCCGTCGGGATCCTTCACGAAGGCGTAATTCCCGCCACAGGACTCGGGGTCGCGGTAGTCCTCGACGCCCTCGTCCATGAGCTGCTGGTAGCAGTCCTCGAGTTCGCCCTCGGGGACGCGGACTGCAATGTGGCCCCACGAATCGCCTACTTCGGGCTCCTCGCCCTCGTTGTGGGTAATCTCGAGCATCGCTCCGTCCTCGTGCATCTCCTCGGGCCCGAGATAGACGATGGTGAAGCCGTCGCCCTCGTAGCGATCTTTCTCCTCGTACTCGAGGTGCGTCTGGTACCAGTCGAGCGATTCCTCGAGGTCAGCGACGCGGATCATCGTGTGATCGAGCGTTCCGTCCATACGCGAACGGACACCTGCATGCTCCAAAAAATTGGCGAAGGCGGCGGTCTACTCGGACCTGTCCGGCGAATCCGCGTCGAGTTCGGCCTCGGGGCCGGGGGTCTCGGTGGCCGGGGTCGTCGCGACCGGCTCGAGCCCCTTTCGGTCGGCGTCGAGTTTCGAGAGGCCGACGACGAGACCGACGAGAGCGAGGACGCCCAGCGGCAGGAAGACGATCGGCGGGATGCCGAGATAGCCGTTGAGCAGATAGCAGCCGACGACCACGAGGAAGACGGTCAGTGCGTAGGGCAGTTGCGTGCGCACGTGGTCGATCAGATCTGCACCCGAAAACGTCGCGGAGAGCACCGTGGTATCGGAGATCGGCGAAGCGTGGTCGCCGAAGATCGCCCCGGAGAAGACGGCACCGACGGCGACCGGCACGAGTTCGAATCCGGTCCCGAACTCGTAGGCGACCTGAATGGCGATGGGGGTCACGAGCCCCATCGTTGCCCACGACGATCCCATGGTGAACGCGACGAACGCGGCGACGAACAGGATGAGAACAGGGAGCAACTCCGTCGTGAGGTACGGCTCAGCCACGTTGGCGACGTATTGGCCGGTGCCGAGCGTCTCCGCGACGCTGCTGATCGTCCACGCGAGCACGAGGATCGTCACCGCCGTCAGCATGATGCCGAAGCCGTCGATGACGGTATCGACGCCGTCGCCGATATCGAACAGGCCATAGGCGAGTCCGATCGCAATCGCGGTCGCGACCATGGCGAACGAGCCCCAGATCAGCGCCGTCGCGAAGTCGCCCGCGCCGACGATGTCGATCAGTACCTGCGTGAACCCTACCTCGTCCACGGCGGCACCGAACGCTGTCGGCGCTCCCGACTCGGCCTGGCTCGAGAGCCAGGACTGATAGCCCGTCCAGAACGCGCCCGCGAGCGTCACCCCGATCAGGACGACGACGGGCGCGAAGAACGTCCGAAGCATCGGTCGTTTGTCGATCGGTTCGCCCAGGTCCTCCTCGACCTTCTGGAGCGGCTGTGCACCCTCGCGGTTGACCGCCCCCGTCGTCCGCGCGCGATGTTCGGCGTCGAGCATCTCGCCGTAGTCCCGGCCGGTGTAGACGACGATGCCGACCATGACGATCGCCAGCAGCGCGTAAGTGTTGTACGGAATCGATCTCACGAACGTCGCGAACGCTGTCGGTGCCTCGCCCGCGACGCCCATATCGTCGTAGGCGGTACTGATCAGTGACAGCTGAAACGCGACCCAACTCGAGATGCCCAGCGTTGCGACGGGTGCCGCCGTCGAGTCGACGATGTAGGCGAGTTTCTCGCGGGAGATGCGCAGCTCATCGGAGAGCTCACGCATCGTGCTCCCGACGATGGCCGTGTTGGCGTAGTCGTCGAAGAACATGACGAGTCCCAGTCCCCACGTGGTCAGCCCGACGGTCCGCTGGCTCTCGAGGTGATCCGTTGCCCAGCGGCGGACGGCGATCGCGCCGCCGAGCCGCCAGATGAGCGCGACGCCCGACCCCAACAACAACGTGAAGACGAGGATTTGGACGTGAAACCCCTCGTCGACGATGATCGCGCTAACGATCCAGTCGAATGTCTGTGCGATGCCGAGACTCTCGGTGTAGACGACCGCGCCTGACCAGATGCCAAGAAACAGTGCCAGCATCGGCCGGCGGGTCACGATCGCGAGGACGATCGCGAGCAGCGGCGGCAACACCGAGAGCGCCCCGTACGTAGCCATAACTATCTAGTCTTCGGGCCGCCGGATATTATTGATCGTTCCGATCCGGGTAGTGTCGATCCAATGATTATTCTGCATCGAATACCGACGGCACGGCTGATCGAGTTGTCGGCCAAGAGGCCTCGAGAGCGGGGCGACGAACCCGACCGGTACTACCGCCGCAGAATCAGCTTCAACACGTCCTCGTCCTCGAGGACGTGGTCCTTTCCGACTTGCTGTTGATCGTGGGCCGCACTAGGGCCGGTTACACGGGCGAAGCGGAACCGCTCTTCCATCTCGCCGCCGAGTTTCTCGATGGCCTCGCCGACGGTGGTCCCCTTCGGAATGACGAGGGGTTCCTCCCAGTCGATGCCGCGGCCGGGTTTCTCCATGTAGACCCGGATCAGCCCGAGTCGCTCCCAGATGCGGTCTTTGAACACGTCGAGGCCCTTCTCCTCCTCGGCGCTGATGAAGGTGACCTCCTCGGGGTCTAAGTCGCGCTGGCGCAACTGCTCGTCGACCGTCTCCTTGTAGTCGGGATCGATCAGGTCGACCTTGTTAACGCAGGTGATCGAGGGGATGTACTCCCGGTTGTCCATCAGGCCGTCGACCAGCCGATCGATGGAGACGTTCTCCTGGAGGTTGACGACGGCGTTGACGTAGCCGTGCTCGCGGATGACCTGCTTGATCGTCTCCTCGTCTAAGTCCTGGTCGGTGCTCGAGGTGATCTTGATGCCGTCTTTGATTTTCGGGCGGACCGTGACCTTCGGGGGCTCCTGATCGACGCGGATGTTGATGTCGTATAGTTCTTCCTGGAGCCGGTCGTACTGC
This genomic stretch from Natrinema sp. SYSU A 869 harbors:
- a CDS encoding GTPase, producing the protein MGLEDEIEEIEDEIANTPYNKSTEAHIGRLKSKLAEKKEKLETQQSGSGGGGGYSVEKHGDATVALVGFPSVGKSSLLNSLTNAESETGSYEFTTLDVNPGMLNHRGANIQMLDVPGLIEGAAAGKGGGQQVLAVVRNADLIIYMLSVFELEQYDRLQEELYDINIRVDQEPPKVTVRPKIKDGIKITSSTDQDLDEETIKQVIREHGYVNAVVNLQENVSIDRLVDGLMDNREYIPSITCVNKVDLIDPDYKETVDEQLRQRDLDPEEVTFISAEEEKGLDVFKDRIWERLGLIRVYMEKPGRGIDWEEPLVIPKGTTVGEAIEKLGGEMEERFRFARVTGPSAAHDQQQVGKDHVLEDEDVLKLILRR
- a CDS encoding Na+/H+ antiporter NhaC family protein; this encodes MATYGALSVLPPLLAIVLAIVTRRPMLALFLGIWSGAVVYTESLGIAQTFDWIVSAIIVDEGFHVQILVFTLLLGSGVALIWRLGGAIAVRRWATDHLESQRTVGLTTWGLGLVMFFDDYANTAIVGSTMRELSDELRISREKLAYIVDSTAAPVATLGISSWVAFQLSLISTAYDDMGVAGEAPTAFATFVRSIPYNTYALLAIVMVGIVVYTGRDYGEMLDAEHRARTTGAVNREGAQPLQKVEEDLGEPIDKRPMLRTFFAPVVVLIGVTLAGAFWTGYQSWLSSQAESGAPTAFGAAVDEVGFTQVLIDIVGAGDFATALIWGSFAMVATAIAIGLAYGLFDIGDGVDTVIDGFGIMLTAVTILVLAWTISSVAETLGTGQYVANVAEPYLTTELLPVLILFVAAFVAFTMGSSWATMGLVTPIAIQVAYEFGTGFELVPVAVGAVFSGAIFGDHASPISDTTVLSATFSGADLIDHVRTQLPYALTVFLVVVGCYLLNGYLGIPPIVFLPLGVLALVGLVVGLSKLDADRKGLEPVATTPATETPGPEAELDADSPDRSE
- a CDS encoding DegT/DnrJ/EryC1/StrS family aminotransferase, which codes for MSDSIPLFEIPWDQRDVANAVDSITRGSYWANGPYVEAFEDGLEEYLGVNHAVTVNSGTTAVVAALTAYGVGEGDEVIVPSFTFIATANAVRLVGATPVFADIQREAYGLDPAAVADAISTETAAILPVHPYGAPCEIDALADLATDAGIPLIEDAAEAFGAEYRGQTVGTIGDAAALSFCQNKILPTGEGGAVVTDDDDIARRVERYRSHGRASNEYFNSADSGEYVGLGTNIRMSDLVASIGCSQLEKVDDLIAGRRYAAEQLSTALADVRGVEPHTAAGRGRHVYQLYTVTLEPDVDRAAVIDALAERDIASKIYWEPGVHRTRAYRDRDGPQPDPLPVTEDVTGRVLSLPMHPELRPHEIERIAAGVRAGIERGRSTVSRIGPRGMPSN
- a CDS encoding NAD-dependent epimerase/dehydratase family protein; translated protein: MRWPVTADDGTSIREAMARIDRAGSGGIVRIDGKNRVVGTATAERLRRQLRAGIAVDAPLSAVIDEEPSTREVDETDRSSDALETETDRIDPVVTPVVDVDGIPADGSTVADGVERICETDRESTAVETVLVVGGAGYLGSVLCRRLLEDGFTVRVLDPVLYGEGGVAALLDRDRFSLVRGDARSVATVVDAIEGVDAVVHLGGIVGDPASELDPRKTLEYNYHSTQLLASICKYYQLNRFLFASTCSVYGRAATESGRCDETSPLNPVSLYARMKIQSEQALRDLADGNFSPTILRMATIYGRSPRMRFDLVGNVLPAKAYNEGVIPVFGGDQYRPNVHVADVARAYVECLTAPIDDVGDTVLNVGSDRQNYRIDELATIVSDCVPESAIEYHDDRTDDRSYRVSFDRIGDVLGFEPELTVRDHCRELTAAFEAGEFDDYTADRYNNRATLEGLNEFEDAAAVPDHHEPPPRETPPSKRT
- a CDS encoding VOC family protein, whose product is MDGTLDHTMIRVADLEESLDWYQTHLEYEEKDRYEGDGFTIVYLGPEEMHEDGAMLEITHNEGEEPEVGDSWGHIAVRVPEGELEDCYQQLMDEGVEDYRDPESCGGNYAFVKDPDGHEIEIVQRETGALWSLDHTMIRVEDADEALGFWTRKFEYDEVGRWEADSFANYFVEPADAADEAMSVELTYNYDGRTYEMGDAWGHLCIRIDDLEDDWDQLMEREAADYRDPESCDNMYAFTKDQDGHEIELIERDLEADTLFPF